The following proteins are co-located in the Nonlabens ponticola genome:
- a CDS encoding PD-(D/E)XK nuclease family protein, with amino-acid sequence MITFIDQVLDDLTAAGNNLLEQSYVVPSRRVGLMINRSIISRVDPPIFEPTTLSIQEFVEQLSQVQILPDLEILPYFYKAYLDVEPKEKQDSFEAFIGWAPTILKDFNEIDRYLVDPEGFFNYLGNYKALDTTSHWSLDATKTPMVTNYLDFWKKLHRYYRAMVDVCKQNDIAYQGLAYRLAFAKAKSSKTTLQNNYIFLGLNALNTAESQIVQQLLEDKQASIFWDADAYFIDRNYHEASKFMREFKSNWKFYESHPFEQIRQNYSGSKNLKVIGATGNLGMVQAASELISHYEPDELKKTAIILADEQLLLPFLQALPKNVSNYNVTMGLSLDKLPIATLFKDLFKLHRERTDQGFYFKNVVRVLESPFVNLLSPVESQKLLKVIREKNIIYVTNDAFDLKEDTAISLLLNTITQPQQIIERCFELIELLKKSIVGKTKDPLQLEQLLAMKEVIQELAVLTRDHENIENLKTLTYLLRQVLPLKNLDFIGEPIQGLQIMGVLETRALDYENIIMLSVNEGTLPAGKSQSSYIPYEMKRQFGMPTYSDKDSIYAYHFYRLLHRCNSATFIYNQESDTLGGGEKSRFLLQLEVDKPDAHILKSINYYSKVNPVTTSLIEVPKTEAYLKRLKQIAANGFSPSALTSYVRNPVDFFAQKIMRISQMDDVEEDIAFNTMGNIIHEALDKLYQPVQGKILIDEDFKAIRQRIKHELDKAYKECYDTSGTPLGKNKLIYEVSHHYIKMMVAADADLVKQGKELIIKSVEQQLETVIDIPEIGQVKLHGKVDRIDTVDGELRIIDYKSGNATKTQVSVDPADYEALITDYERAKAFQVLMYAYLYSKKEVFDTATGGIISFKKFSDGLISFTEKQGRTVIKSSIDHEVLDRFEQQLIALIKELFDMNQPLTEKEV; translated from the coding sequence ATGATCACTTTTATAGATCAAGTGCTTGATGACTTGACTGCTGCTGGAAACAATTTGCTAGAACAGTCCTATGTAGTTCCCAGTAGACGTGTAGGTCTCATGATCAATAGATCTATCATAAGTAGGGTTGACCCACCTATTTTTGAACCTACCACGCTTAGTATCCAGGAATTTGTAGAGCAATTATCTCAAGTTCAAATACTACCCGATTTAGAGATACTACCTTATTTCTACAAAGCTTACCTAGACGTGGAACCCAAAGAGAAACAAGATAGCTTTGAGGCATTTATAGGCTGGGCACCTACTATTTTAAAAGACTTCAACGAGATAGATCGCTACCTGGTCGATCCAGAAGGATTTTTCAATTACCTAGGAAATTACAAGGCGCTAGACACCACAAGCCACTGGTCACTAGACGCTACCAAAACTCCTATGGTCACTAACTATCTTGACTTTTGGAAGAAACTACACCGCTACTATCGCGCAATGGTAGACGTTTGTAAACAAAATGATATTGCTTATCAAGGGCTGGCTTATAGGTTAGCTTTCGCGAAAGCAAAATCCTCAAAAACAACTTTACAAAACAATTACATTTTTCTAGGTCTCAATGCACTCAACACCGCAGAGTCGCAAATCGTACAGCAGCTGCTAGAAGATAAACAAGCCTCCATATTCTGGGATGCAGATGCCTATTTCATAGATCGCAACTACCATGAGGCGAGCAAATTTATGCGTGAGTTCAAATCCAACTGGAAGTTTTATGAATCACATCCATTTGAGCAAATCAGGCAAAATTACTCTGGATCTAAGAATCTAAAAGTTATTGGAGCTACCGGCAACTTAGGTATGGTACAAGCGGCAAGTGAATTGATATCACATTACGAGCCAGATGAACTCAAAAAAACGGCTATCATATTAGCTGACGAGCAGTTGCTCCTACCATTTTTACAGGCATTACCCAAGAATGTTAGCAACTATAATGTCACAATGGGCTTGAGCCTTGACAAGTTGCCTATCGCGACACTATTCAAGGATTTATTCAAGTTACATCGAGAGAGAACAGATCAAGGATTCTATTTTAAGAATGTTGTTAGGGTTTTAGAAAGTCCCTTTGTGAATTTGCTGTCGCCAGTAGAAAGCCAAAAGCTACTCAAGGTCATCAGAGAAAAGAACATTATTTATGTGACCAACGATGCTTTTGACCTCAAGGAAGACACGGCGATTAGTTTGCTACTCAATACTATAACCCAACCACAACAAATCATTGAACGTTGTTTTGAGTTGATTGAGCTCTTAAAAAAATCCATTGTTGGTAAAACCAAAGATCCTTTACAGCTAGAGCAATTACTTGCTATGAAAGAAGTGATTCAAGAACTGGCCGTTCTTACTAGAGATCATGAAAACATTGAGAACCTCAAGACACTCACTTATTTACTGCGTCAAGTTTTGCCGCTTAAAAATCTCGACTTTATTGGCGAGCCTATTCAAGGATTACAGATCATGGGTGTATTGGAAACAAGGGCGCTGGATTATGAAAACATCATCATGCTATCTGTCAATGAAGGTACGCTGCCAGCAGGAAAATCGCAGTCATCATACATTCCTTATGAGATGAAAAGGCAATTTGGTATGCCTACTTACAGTGATAAAGACAGTATTTATGCCTACCATTTTTATCGATTGTTGCATCGATGCAACAGCGCCACCTTTATTTATAATCAAGAGAGCGATACACTGGGTGGCGGCGAGAAAAGCAGATTCTTGCTACAGCTAGAAGTAGATAAACCAGACGCTCACATACTCAAATCCATCAATTATTATAGCAAGGTAAATCCGGTAACGACATCACTTATTGAGGTACCTAAAACGGAAGCTTACTTAAAAAGACTCAAGCAGATTGCCGCAAATGGTTTCTCACCATCAGCGCTGACTAGTTATGTACGCAATCCTGTTGATTTTTTTGCACAAAAGATCATGCGCATCTCGCAAATGGATGATGTAGAAGAGGATATTGCCTTTAACACGATGGGTAACATCATCCATGAGGCTTTGGACAAATTGTATCAACCCGTGCAAGGCAAGATTTTAATCGATGAAGATTTTAAAGCCATACGCCAGCGTATTAAACATGAACTTGACAAGGCATACAAAGAGTGCTATGACACGAGTGGCACGCCACTGGGTAAGAATAAATTGATCTATGAAGTGTCGCATCATTACATAAAAATGATGGTCGCAGCAGATGCAGATCTTGTCAAACAAGGCAAAGAATTGATCATTAAAAGTGTTGAACAACAACTAGAAACCGTAATAGATATTCCTGAGATAGGACAAGTTAAACTACATGGTAAAGTGGATAGAATTGATACAGTAGATGGTGAGCTTAGAATTATTGATTACAAATCAGGTAATGCCACTAAGACTCAAGTGTCAGTCGATCCAGCTGATTATGAGGCGCTGATAACTGACTATGAACGCGCCAAAGCCTTCCAAGTACTCATGTACGCATACCTCTACTCAAAAAAGGAGGTTTTTGACACGGCAACAGGTGGCATCATTAGTTTTAAAAAATTCAGCGATGGATTGATCTCATTTACTGAGAAACAAGGAAGAACAGTGATTAAGTCTTCCATCGACCATGAGGTATTGGACAGGTTTGAACAACAACTCATCGCACTCATCAAAGAACTGTTTGATATGAACCAACCACTTACAGAAAAAGAAGTATGA
- a CDS encoding OmpA family protein, whose translation MKNLLQIFVAAAVLFSASFATAQDESNRWAVAVGVNAIDLYPVGEEDQGLGGYFDEFFNTEHYNFLEIPARVEVGYYVGDGIVATGAFSANTIDRAGDMRIDELTYVSLDGGLKYQLNELWNGDIFRPYLGVGGSYQFLGDESSFGTFNGSVGFDIKLIDNIFFNLQTTYKHAFEDTNPKHFQHFAGVKFAWGAVDTDGDGIPDNKDECPETPGLPEFNGCPDTDGDGIKDSEDECPLVAGPAETNGCPDTDGDGVLDKDDECPNEAGLAALNGCPDADGDGIADKDDECPNEAGLAKFNGCPDTDGDGIADKDDACPNEAGVAELNGCPRPAEPTVKEQEQLNAYARTILFELNKSSIKQESAETLQDIIDILEKYPDSEFFIEGHTDSSGSNAYNLKLSNERANSVMRYLVNGGIDPDRLTAKGFGEEQPIATNKTAAGRQQNRRTEINLVKDN comes from the coding sequence ATGAAAAACTTATTACAAATTTTTGTTGCAGCTGCAGTGTTATTCTCTGCTAGTTTTGCAACCGCTCAAGATGAGAGCAACCGCTGGGCAGTAGCCGTAGGTGTTAATGCCATTGACCTATACCCAGTTGGTGAAGAAGATCAAGGACTAGGAGGATATTTTGATGAATTCTTCAACACAGAGCACTACAACTTTCTTGAAATCCCAGCTCGTGTAGAAGTAGGATACTATGTAGGTGATGGTATTGTCGCTACAGGTGCGTTTTCTGCTAACACGATCGATCGTGCAGGTGATATGAGAATTGATGAATTAACTTATGTTAGTCTTGATGGTGGATTGAAATATCAGCTTAACGAACTATGGAATGGCGACATCTTCAGACCTTATTTAGGTGTTGGTGGTTCTTACCAGTTCTTAGGTGACGAATCAAGCTTTGGAACTTTTAATGGTTCTGTAGGTTTTGATATCAAATTGATTGACAACATTTTCTTCAATCTACAAACCACTTATAAGCATGCATTTGAAGATACAAATCCTAAGCACTTCCAGCACTTTGCTGGTGTGAAGTTTGCATGGGGCGCTGTAGATACTGATGGTGATGGTATTCCTGACAACAAGGATGAATGTCCAGAGACTCCAGGTCTTCCTGAATTCAACGGGTGTCCTGACACTGATGGTGATGGTATCAAAGACAGCGAGGATGAGTGTCCTCTAGTTGCTGGTCCTGCTGAAACTAACGGTTGTCCTGATACTGATGGTGATGGCGTCCTAGACAAAGACGATGAATGTCCTAATGAGGCTGGTCTTGCAGCACTTAATGGTTGTCCAGATGCTGATGGTGATGGTATCGCAGACAAAGATGATGAATGTCCTAATGAAGCTGGTCTAGCTAAATTCAATGGATGTCCTGATACTGACGGCGATGGTATTGCTGATAAAGATGACGCATGTCCTAATGAGGCTGGTGTGGCAGAACTTAACGGTTGCCCACGTCCAGCGGAACCAACTGTAAAAGAGCAAGAGCAATTAAACGCTTATGCACGTACTATCTTGTTTGAATTGAACAAGTCTTCAATCAAGCAAGAGTCTGCAGAGACACTACAAGATATCATTGATATCCTTGAGAAGTATCCAGATTCAGAATTCTTCATTGAAGGACACACAGATAGTTCAGGTTCTAACGCTTACAACCTTAAATTATCTAATGAGAGAGCAAACTCTGTAATGAGATACCTAGTGAACGGTGGTATTGACCCAGACAGATTGACCGCTAAAGGTTTTGGTGAGGAGCAACCTATTGCAACTAACAAAACTGCTGCTGGAAGACAGCAAAACAGAAGAACAGAAATCAACCTAGTTAAGGATAACTAA
- the kbl gene encoding glycine C-acetyltransferase has translation MYGKIKEHLQQEIAQIKEDGLFKKERIITSPQDAVITLDDGSEVLNFCANNYLGLSSHPEVIQAAKDTLDTHGFGMSSVRFICGTQDIHKELEQKLAAFYGMEDTILYAACFDANAGVFEPLLTKEDAIISDSLNHASIIDGVRLCKAARYRYASADMADLEKQLIAANENGARHKVIVTDGVFSMDGILAPLDKICDLADKYDALVMVDECHAAGFLGDTGRGSLEAKNVLGRIDIVTGTLGKALGGAMGGYTCANREVIEILRQRSRPYLFSNSLAPSIVGASIKALELIDSSTDLIKKVQDNTAYFKKEMQQLGFDIVDGESAIVPVMLYDAKLSQDMADMLLEEGIYVIGFFYPVVPKEKARIRVQLSAAHSKEHIDKAVKAFEKVGKSLDVIKN, from the coding sequence ATGTACGGTAAAATAAAAGAGCACTTACAACAGGAAATCGCACAGATAAAAGAGGACGGTCTTTTTAAGAAAGAGCGCATCATTACATCACCTCAAGACGCAGTTATTACACTTGATGATGGAAGTGAGGTTCTTAATTTTTGTGCAAATAATTATCTAGGACTTTCCTCACATCCAGAGGTTATCCAGGCAGCAAAGGATACACTTGATACTCATGGATTTGGGATGAGTAGCGTGCGTTTTATTTGTGGTACTCAAGACATCCATAAAGAATTAGAGCAAAAACTTGCTGCATTTTATGGTATGGAAGACACTATACTTTATGCTGCTTGTTTTGATGCCAACGCTGGTGTTTTTGAACCACTATTGACTAAGGAAGATGCTATTATCTCTGATTCACTCAATCATGCGTCGATCATTGATGGCGTTCGTTTATGTAAAGCCGCTCGCTACAGATATGCTAGCGCAGACATGGCAGATCTTGAGAAGCAATTGATTGCAGCAAATGAAAATGGTGCTCGCCACAAAGTAATTGTTACTGATGGTGTTTTCAGTATGGACGGTATTCTTGCACCGCTTGACAAAATTTGTGATCTGGCAGATAAATATGACGCTCTTGTCATGGTAGATGAATGTCACGCCGCTGGATTCTTAGGAGATACCGGTCGCGGTAGTCTTGAGGCCAAAAACGTTCTAGGTCGCATTGACATTGTTACAGGAACTCTAGGAAAAGCCCTAGGTGGCGCCATGGGTGGCTATACTTGTGCCAATAGAGAGGTAATTGAAATACTGAGACAGCGATCGCGTCCATACTTGTTCTCTAATTCATTAGCTCCATCAATCGTTGGTGCAAGCATTAAAGCACTAGAACTTATTGATAGTAGCACCGACTTGATAAAAAAGGTACAAGACAATACAGCTTATTTCAAGAAAGAAATGCAACAGCTGGGATTTGATATCGTTGATGGCGAGAGCGCTATTGTACCTGTGATGTTGTATGACGCAAAACTTTCTCAGGATATGGCAGACATGCTTCTAGAAGAAGGTATTTATGTCATAGGGTTCTTCTATCCTGTGGTACCTAAAGAGAAAGCTAGAATACGCGTTCAACTAAGCGCCGCACATTCAAAAGAACATATAGATAAAGCAGTAAAAGCCTTTGAAAAGGTAGGGAAATCACTAGATGTTATCAAAAATTAA
- a CDS encoding UvrD-helicase domain-containing protein produces MSTASTTFYSASAGSGKTYTLARDFLTLLFKSPHHQGYRNILAVTFTNKAVGEMKKRILDNLNDLTKQPVPKDLQGIADHIKQTCGFDDKQLQEKAIKIQQRLLHDYAAFDIVTIDSFSHRILRTFARDIQLPDGFEIELDSDQLLSKAIHNLLSRAGRDKQLTQLLVDFTLSKIDDGKSWDIEYDLHSIAKLILSENHYVFLQQLKSKSVDDFLQLKKNLNKQNESLAQELKTRTESITRRIQSAGLQPDDFFYKASRVYKFIMQCADGLFSINPETGYVKDMATATLANKAANAAATSEIEGMRDDLVELATFYARAYGTVLLHTNIMRNLTPLSLLNEIVQELDKIKDEEQIVPIYEFNGLLSAQIKDQPAPFIYERLGERYRHYFVDEFQDTSRMQWSNLMPLIENPLVQEREDGSRGSLMLVGDAKQSIYRWRGGDADQFLDILNKDDLFMLQKKNQSLGTNWRSYSNIIDFNNGFFKFYGNLLSGAAYEDLYENYLHQEPTSKDGGYLEYHLLDPESETNDFDDPDLTTMYPPHVKNCITTASQQGYRPDEICVLVRKKKQGDELARYLVSQSMNVVSADSLMVAASPKVQLLIAIMRVSQFPTQQEPLFHFLMQYAQLEKIEDIHSFIDAHLSKSLEKISSSLTSGDDDVFSAFAKANLFQATEKVVARLQLNQDYDIRLQAFLEHVYEFSQGFESSLSSFIEQWEFKQSSLSVPAAQDPEAVTIMTIHKAKGLEFPVVIVPYCDEQIDESRDAHGWLPVDAVEFSGFDHVYISLKQECESYPEPAPLLYREHMARVEMDQINTLYVAFTRAAEQLYILATDKDGKKETYSSLLTQYITSHDWQNKTESGSIIYSRGNPARKTEVEEKQASVLVESYNVRDGNQQPELSTRKGKLWADDALEAIDKGTQLHFYLSLINTIDDLDSVSSRIDRDHSLSHDQKAEFKKAIAAVVQHPELSDYYSNGINALNEKSILLPDGHKAIPDRVIFDNNQATIIDYKTGEPSNDHKSQVNGYMNLMQQLGFETGDRILVYTDKMQVEKWD; encoded by the coding sequence ATGTCCACAGCTTCTACCACCTTTTATAGTGCCAGTGCAGGATCTGGTAAAACCTATACTCTAGCACGTGATTTCTTGACGCTGCTGTTTAAAAGTCCGCATCATCAAGGATACCGCAATATTCTAGCGGTGACGTTTACTAATAAGGCCGTGGGCGAGATGAAAAAGCGCATCCTCGACAACCTTAATGACTTAACGAAACAACCTGTACCAAAAGACCTGCAAGGAATCGCTGATCACATCAAGCAAACTTGTGGCTTTGATGACAAGCAGTTGCAGGAAAAAGCCATCAAGATCCAGCAACGATTATTGCATGATTATGCTGCTTTTGATATTGTGACTATAGATAGTTTTAGTCATAGGATTCTAAGAACTTTTGCGCGTGACATACAGCTTCCTGATGGATTTGAGATTGAGCTGGACAGCGATCAATTATTATCCAAAGCAATTCATAACCTGCTATCCAGAGCCGGCAGAGACAAACAACTCACACAGTTGCTGGTAGATTTTACCTTAAGCAAAATTGATGATGGTAAAAGTTGGGATATAGAGTACGATTTACACAGTATCGCAAAACTTATTCTGAGTGAAAATCACTATGTATTCCTGCAGCAATTAAAAAGCAAATCTGTTGACGATTTTCTCCAACTCAAAAAAAATCTCAATAAACAAAATGAATCATTAGCACAAGAACTCAAAACGAGAACTGAATCAATAACCAGACGTATTCAAAGTGCTGGATTACAGCCTGACGACTTCTTCTATAAAGCATCTCGGGTCTATAAATTCATCATGCAGTGTGCTGATGGTTTATTTAGCATAAATCCGGAAACTGGATATGTAAAAGACATGGCGACAGCAACTCTCGCCAATAAGGCTGCAAACGCAGCAGCCACTAGTGAGATTGAAGGGATGCGAGATGATCTTGTGGAGCTAGCTACTTTTTATGCAAGAGCCTACGGTACCGTTTTACTGCATACCAACATCATGCGCAACTTGACGCCTTTATCGCTTCTCAACGAGATTGTACAAGAGCTGGACAAGATTAAAGATGAAGAGCAAATCGTACCCATCTATGAATTTAATGGGCTGTTATCTGCGCAAATAAAAGATCAACCAGCGCCCTTTATTTATGAACGATTGGGCGAGCGTTATCGCCACTACTTTGTAGACGAGTTTCAGGATACCAGCCGCATGCAGTGGAGTAATCTCATGCCACTTATTGAAAACCCACTAGTACAGGAACGTGAAGATGGCTCTCGCGGTTCGCTAATGCTGGTAGGTGATGCAAAGCAATCTATCTATAGATGGCGCGGCGGCGATGCAGATCAGTTTCTTGATATACTTAACAAGGACGACCTGTTCATGCTGCAAAAGAAAAACCAGTCGTTAGGAACTAACTGGCGCAGCTATTCAAACATTATTGATTTCAATAATGGCTTTTTCAAATTCTACGGCAATCTATTGTCTGGCGCCGCTTACGAGGATTTGTATGAAAATTATTTACATCAAGAACCTACCTCCAAAGATGGTGGTTACCTAGAATATCATTTGCTGGATCCAGAAAGTGAGACAAACGATTTTGATGATCCAGACCTCACGACAATGTATCCGCCACACGTTAAAAATTGCATCACGACTGCCAGCCAACAAGGCTATCGACCTGATGAGATCTGTGTGTTGGTACGCAAGAAAAAACAGGGCGATGAACTGGCTAGGTATCTTGTGTCGCAAAGCATGAATGTGGTATCTGCAGATAGTCTTATGGTAGCGGCCTCGCCCAAAGTCCAGTTGCTCATCGCTATCATGCGAGTAAGCCAATTCCCAACACAGCAAGAGCCGTTGTTCCATTTTTTGATGCAGTATGCGCAGCTTGAAAAGATCGAGGATATTCATTCTTTCATAGACGCCCATTTGTCAAAAAGTCTAGAGAAAATTAGCAGCTCTTTGACTAGTGGCGATGATGATGTTTTTTCAGCTTTCGCGAAAGCTAACTTATTTCAAGCCACAGAAAAAGTAGTCGCCAGATTGCAATTAAATCAGGATTACGACATCAGGCTGCAGGCGTTCCTAGAACATGTTTATGAGTTCTCACAAGGATTTGAAAGCAGTTTATCAAGCTTTATCGAGCAATGGGAGTTCAAGCAATCATCGTTGAGCGTCCCAGCGGCTCAAGATCCAGAAGCCGTGACCATAATGACCATTCATAAGGCAAAAGGATTAGAGTTTCCCGTAGTCATCGTGCCATACTGTGACGAGCAAATCGATGAATCACGTGACGCACATGGCTGGTTGCCTGTTGACGCAGTAGAGTTTTCTGGATTTGATCATGTTTATATCTCGTTGAAACAAGAGTGTGAATCCTATCCAGAACCAGCGCCGTTACTTTATCGCGAACACATGGCACGTGTAGAAATGGATCAAATAAACACCTTATATGTTGCTTTTACTCGTGCCGCAGAGCAGTTATATATTCTTGCAACAGACAAGGACGGTAAAAAAGAAACATACTCAAGTTTATTGACGCAATACATTACTAGCCATGATTGGCAGAATAAAACTGAATCCGGAAGCATAATTTATTCTAGGGGTAATCCCGCTAGAAAGACTGAAGTGGAAGAAAAGCAAGCCAGCGTACTTGTAGAATCTTATAACGTGCGCGACGGCAATCAACAACCAGAACTATCCACAAGAAAAGGAAAATTATGGGCAGACGATGCACTGGAAGCCATAGATAAAGGAACACAGCTACACTTTTACTTGTCCTTGATCAATACCATAGATGACCTAGATAGCGTATCTTCTCGAATCGATCGTGACCACAGTCTATCACATGATCAAAAAGCAGAATTCAAAAAAGCAATAGCGGCAGTTGTCCAGCATCCAGAATTAAGCGATTATTATAGCAATGGGATTAATGCTTTAAATGAAAAATCCATTTTACTGCCAGATGGGCATAAAGCTATTCCAGATCGTGTCATATTTGATAATAATCAAGCTACTATAATAGACTATAAAACAGGTGAACCCAGTAACGATCATAAGAGTCAGGTAAATGGCTACATGAATTTAATGCAGCAATTGGGATTTGAGACAGGCGATCGTATCCTTGTTTACACCGATAAGATGCAGGTGGAGAAATGGGACTAA
- a CDS encoding superoxide dismutase, with amino-acid sequence MSFELPKLNYAYDALEPHIDAQTMEIHHSKHHQGYTNKLNNAIEGTDHEGKTIENILAHLDMDNKAVRNNGGGFYNHRLFWNVMSPNGGGHPSGDLKTAIESDFGSYENFKEKFAEAAKGQFGSGWAFLCVHEGGKLEVCSCPNQDNPLMPKTGCGGTPILALDVWEHAYYLKYQNKRPDYVEAFFNVINWEEVEKLYAQNK; translated from the coding sequence ATGTCATTTGAGTTACCAAAATTAAACTATGCGTACGACGCGCTAGAGCCACATATAGATGCACAAACCATGGAGATTCACCATTCAAAGCATCACCAAGGCTATACTAATAAATTAAACAATGCCATTGAAGGCACAGATCATGAAGGCAAAACGATAGAGAATATCTTGGCGCACCTTGACATGGATAATAAAGCTGTTAGAAATAACGGTGGTGGCTTTTATAACCACAGATTATTTTGGAATGTAATGTCACCTAACGGTGGTGGACATCCATCAGGAGATTTAAAAACAGCTATCGAGTCTGACTTCGGGAGCTACGAGAATTTCAAGGAAAAATTTGCCGAGGCTGCCAAAGGCCAATTCGGTTCTGGATGGGCATTTCTATGCGTACATGAAGGCGGTAAGCTAGAAGTATGTAGCTGCCCTAACCAAGACAATCCATTAATGCCTAAAACAGGATGTGGTGGCACACCAATTCTTGCGCTTGACGTATGGGAACATGCATACTATCTAAAGTATCAAAACAAGCGCCCAGATTATGTAGAAGCATTCTTCAACGTCATCAACTGGGAAGAAGTTGAAAAACTATATGCACAGAATAAGTAA
- a CDS encoding amidophosphoribosyltransferase, with translation MSDQLKHECGIALIRLLKPLEFYKEKYGTAFYGINKMYLMMEKQHNRGQDGAGFASIKLDVKPGQRYISRVRSNQAQPIQDIFAQINERINDEMQARPELKDNVAAQKQHIPYVGELLMGHVRYGTFGKNSIESVHPFLRQNNWMHRNLIMAGNFNMTNVFKLFNKLVELGQHPKDMADTVTVMEKVGHFQDREVRKLYKKFKAEGLTKIDASPKIAEQLDVAKVLRKSARDWDGGYAMGGLMGHGDAFLLRDPAGIRPAYYYQDDEVVVVASERPVIQTAFNAPFDEVHELDPGKAIIIKKSGKVSLEQISKPLERKACSFERIYFSRGSDAEIYQERKMLGKLLFPKIMEKIDHDIDNSVFSYIPNTAETSFYGMIEAAHQVLNEQKRDAILAGEGKLTAQQVEVTLSRKLRTEKIAIKDAKLRTFITEDSSRDDLVAHVYDVTYGVVKSSDNLVIIDDSIVRGTTLKKSILKMMDRLNPKKIVVVSSAPQIRYPDCYGIDMARLEGLVAFQAALALHEDRGTSKVLEEIYNKCKSQLEFEDRDVINYVKELYDPFTDEEISDKIGELLTDDDINAKVEIIYQTVEDLHKACPKNLGDWYFTGDYPTDGGNRVVNRAFINFYEGNDERAY, from the coding sequence ATGAGTGATCAATTGAAACATGAATGTGGTATCGCCCTGATACGACTGCTCAAGCCGCTGGAATTTTACAAAGAAAAATACGGTACGGCTTTTTATGGTATCAATAAAATGTACCTGATGATGGAGAAGCAGCACAACCGTGGTCAGGACGGCGCTGGATTTGCCAGCATTAAGCTGGATGTGAAGCCAGGCCAGCGATACATCTCAAGAGTGCGCAGCAATCAGGCGCAGCCTATTCAAGATATTTTTGCACAGATCAATGAGCGTATCAATGATGAGATGCAGGCACGACCAGAGCTCAAGGATAATGTCGCCGCCCAAAAACAGCATATACCTTATGTAGGTGAGTTGCTCATGGGTCACGTGCGTTATGGGACTTTTGGTAAGAATAGTATCGAGTCAGTTCACCCATTTCTGCGTCAAAACAACTGGATGCACCGCAACCTGATCATGGCTGGTAACTTTAACATGACTAATGTGTTCAAGTTATTCAATAAGCTAGTAGAATTAGGTCAGCATCCTAAAGACATGGCGGACACAGTAACCGTCATGGAGAAAGTAGGTCACTTTCAAGATCGTGAAGTGCGCAAACTCTACAAGAAATTTAAGGCAGAAGGCCTTACCAAAATCGATGCCTCTCCAAAAATTGCCGAGCAGCTTGACGTTGCCAAAGTGCTGCGTAAAAGTGCCCGCGATTGGGATGGTGGCTATGCTATGGGTGGCCTCATGGGACATGGCGACGCCTTTTTACTGCGTGATCCTGCAGGCATACGACCAGCCTATTATTATCAAGATGATGAAGTTGTGGTTGTTGCTAGTGAGCGACCAGTAATTCAGACAGCCTTCAACGCGCCGTTTGACGAGGTACATGAGTTGGATCCAGGCAAGGCGATTATCATCAAGAAAAGTGGTAAAGTAAGTTTGGAACAAATCAGCAAGCCGCTTGAACGCAAGGCTTGTAGTTTTGAACGCATCTACTTTTCTCGCGGTAGCGATGCAGAAATCTACCAAGAACGCAAGATGCTAGGGAAACTACTGTTCCCTAAAATCATGGAAAAGATCGATCACGATATCGACAATAGCGTATTCTCATACATACCTAACACGGCCGAGACTTCGTTTTACGGTATGATTGAGGCGGCACATCAAGTGCTTAATGAGCAAAAACGTGATGCCATTCTCGCAGGTGAAGGAAAACTCACGGCGCAGCAGGTGGAAGTTACGCTTTCGCGAAAGCTGAGAACCGAAAAGATAGCGATCAAGGATGCCAAGTTGAGAACCTTCATCACAGAAGACTCATCGCGTGATGATCTTGTGGCACACGTTTATGACGTGACCTATGGTGTGGTAAAATCCAGCGACAATCTGGTCATCATCGACGATTCCATCGTGCGAGGTACCACACTTAAAAAATCCATTTTAAAGATGATGGATCGCTTAAATCCTAAAAAAATTGTAGTCGTGTCCAGCGCACCACAAATACGTTATCCAGATTGTTATGGTATCGATATGGCGCGATTGGAAGGTCTCGTGGCATTTCAAGCAGCACTCGCTTTACATGAGGATCGCGGTACTAGTAAGGTGCTGGAAGAAATTTACAATAAATGTAAATCGCAGCTAGAATTTGAAGATCGTGACGTTATTAATTATGTCAAGGAATTATACGACCCGTTCACCGATGAAGAAATAAGCGATAAGATAGGTGAACTACTTACGGACGACGACATCAACGCCAAAGTCGAAATCATCTACCAAACAGTAGAAGATCTGCACAAGGCTTGCCCTAAAAATCTAGGTGACTGGTATTTCACAGGCGACTATCCTACTGATGGTGGTAATCGAGTGGTCAATCGCGCCTTTATCAACTTTTACGAGGGTAACGATGAAAGGGCTTATTGA